From Camelina sativa cultivar DH55 chromosome 20, Cs, whole genome shotgun sequence, the proteins below share one genomic window:
- the LOC104770278 gene encoding 3-dehydrosphinganine reductase TSC10B-like isoform X3 translates to MAAIYSLFLFFFIITLLIILALIVRPISVKIPIKSRHVFITGGSSGIGLALAHRAAAEGARVSILARSTDKLDEAKRSVQLATGIEVATFSADVRDFDAVSKAVDESGPIDVLIVNQGVFIGKELEKQSHEEVKLMIDVNLVGSFNVIIAALPAMKASREGRGPASISLVSSQAGQAGIYGYTAYSASKFGL, encoded by the exons ATGGCGGCAATatattctctcttcctcttcttcttcatcatcactcttCTCATCATCTTAGCTTTGATCGTAAGGCCAATATCCGTCAAGATCCCAATAAAATCTCGCCACGTCTTCATCACCGGTGGATCAAGCGGCATAGGTCTAGCTCTCGCTCACCGTGCCGCCGCCGAGGGAGCTCGAGTCTCGATCCTCGCCCGCTCAACCGATAAGCTCGACGAGGCCAAACGATCCGTCCAGCTAGCCACCGGCATCGAGGTCGCCACTTTCTCTGCCGACGTCCGCGATTTCGACGCAGTCTCGAAGGCGGTTGATGAATCGGGGCCGATCGATGTGTTAATAGTGAATCAAGGCGTGTTTATTGGGAAGGAGCTTGAGAAACAGAGTCACGAGGAGGTTAAGTTGATGATTGATGTGAATTTAGTTGGGAGCTTCAATGTGATTATTGCGGCTTTGCCTGCCATGAAAGCTAGTAGAGAAGGTCGTGGTCCTGCCTCCATTTCTCTTGTCTCCTCTCAAGCCGGTCAG gCAGGTATCTACGGTTACACTGCATATTCAGCGAGCAAGTTTGGGCTTTAG
- the LOC104770278 gene encoding 3-dehydrosphinganine reductase TSC10B-like isoform X2, whose protein sequence is MAAIYSLFLFFFIITLLIILALIVRPISVKIPIKSRHVFITGGSSGIGLALAHRAAAEGARVSILARSTDKLDEAKRSVQLATGIEVATFSADVRDFDAVSKAVDESGPIDVLIVNQGVFIGKELEKQSHEEVKLMIDVNLVGSFNVIIAALPAMKASREGRGPASISLVSSQAGQVSTVTLHIQRASLGFRD, encoded by the exons ATGGCGGCAATatattctctcttcctcttcttcttcatcatcactcttCTCATCATCTTAGCTTTGATCGTAAGGCCAATATCCGTCAAGATCCCAATAAAATCTCGCCACGTCTTCATCACCGGTGGATCAAGCGGCATAGGTCTAGCTCTCGCTCACCGTGCCGCCGCCGAGGGAGCTCGAGTCTCGATCCTCGCCCGCTCAACCGATAAGCTCGACGAGGCCAAACGATCCGTCCAGCTAGCCACCGGCATCGAGGTCGCCACTTTCTCTGCCGACGTCCGCGATTTCGACGCAGTCTCGAAGGCGGTTGATGAATCGGGGCCGATCGATGTGTTAATAGTGAATCAAGGCGTGTTTATTGGGAAGGAGCTTGAGAAACAGAGTCACGAGGAGGTTAAGTTGATGATTGATGTGAATTTAGTTGGGAGCTTCAATGTGATTATTGCGGCTTTGCCTGCCATGAAAGCTAGTAGAGAAGGTCGTGGTCCTGCCTCCATTTCTCTTGTCTCCTCTCAAGCCGGTCAG GTATCTACGGTTACACTGCATATTCAGCGAGCAAGTTTGGGCTTTAGGGATTAG
- the LOC104770278 gene encoding 3-dehydrosphinganine reductase TSC10B-like isoform X1, with the protein MAAIYSLFLFFFIITLLIILALIVRPISVKIPIKSRHVFITGGSSGIGLALAHRAAAEGARVSILARSTDKLDEAKRSVQLATGIEVATFSADVRDFDAVSKAVDESGPIDVLIVNQGVFIGKELEKQSHEEVKLMIDVNLVGSFNVIIAALPAMKASREGRGPASISLVSSQAGRYLRLHCIFSEQVWALGISTSVAARSYF; encoded by the exons ATGGCGGCAATatattctctcttcctcttcttcttcatcatcactcttCTCATCATCTTAGCTTTGATCGTAAGGCCAATATCCGTCAAGATCCCAATAAAATCTCGCCACGTCTTCATCACCGGTGGATCAAGCGGCATAGGTCTAGCTCTCGCTCACCGTGCCGCCGCCGAGGGAGCTCGAGTCTCGATCCTCGCCCGCTCAACCGATAAGCTCGACGAGGCCAAACGATCCGTCCAGCTAGCCACCGGCATCGAGGTCGCCACTTTCTCTGCCGACGTCCGCGATTTCGACGCAGTCTCGAAGGCGGTTGATGAATCGGGGCCGATCGATGTGTTAATAGTGAATCAAGGCGTGTTTATTGGGAAGGAGCTTGAGAAACAGAGTCACGAGGAGGTTAAGTTGATGATTGATGTGAATTTAGTTGGGAGCTTCAATGTGATTATTGCGGCTTTGCCTGCCATGAAAGCTAGTAGAGAAGGTCGTGGTCCTGCCTCCATTTCTCTTGTCTCCTCTCAAGCCG gCAGGTATCTACGGTTACACTGCATATTCAGCGAGCAAGTTTGGGCTTTAGGGATTAGCACAAGCGTTGCAGCAAGAAGTTATTTCTGA